CGCGAGCCCGTACCGCGGAATCTCGTACGGTGGTTCGTCAGTGAGGTCGTGTCCATTGAACTCGATCGTGCCTGCATCGGGTTCGAGCATTCCGCTGATCAGGTTGAACGTCGTCGTCTTCCCTGCACCGTTCGGTCCGATGAGTCCCGTGATCTCTCCGCGCTCGACTTCCAGGTCGAGGTCGTCGACAGCGACCATGCCGGAGAACTTCTTGGTGAGACCCTGGACTTTCAGAATCGATTGTCCCATTTGATAAACTACCGTTGCACTCAATCGCGTATAAATATTGTGCCGCGTTAGCGTTCGAGAGGGGGTCCGGAATCGGTCCTCCGGTCCGCTCGTCTCAAGACTCCCGGTACGCTTATCTCGAAATCGGACGGACACCCCGTATGGAACTCGACCCCCGCGAGCGCGAGCATGCGATGCATCACATCGTTACCAGTCTCGTCACGCCACGACCGATCGGGTGGATCAGCACTCGCAACGACGACCGCGACAACCTCGCCCCGTACAGCTACTTCACGCTCGTCAACACCTACCCGCCGGTCGTGATGTTCTCCGCTTCCCGCAACGAGGACGATACGTCGAAGGACTCGCCCCGGAACGCCGTGGAGTCGGGCGAATTCGTCGTCAACGCCGTCACCGAGGATCTGGCCGAAGCGATGGACCTCACGAGCGCACCACTCGGTGACGTCTCGGAGTTCGACTACTTCGACATCGAGCGCGCGCCGTCGTCGACGGTGGCACCGCCACGAGTGGCCGACGCCGTCGCCAATCTCGAGTGCTCCGTCATCGACACGATGGAGGTGTACGACAGCGACCTGGTCTTCGGCGAGGTCCGCCATATCTCCGTCGACGAGCGGATCACGACGAACGAGACGGTGGACGCGACGAAGGTCCGATCGGTGGGCCGTCTCGGCGGTGCGCACTACACCGGAGTCTCGCTACTAGACGTCAAACGCCACGGGTTCGGTGAGTGGGAGGCCCCGGTGCCGCTCGGATTCGAGGTCGACGACGAGACCGGCTGGATCAGCGTCGACGAACCCGAGTTCGAGGCGGTTCGAACCGCACTCGAACGGGTCGTCGACGGCGAAGACCCTGCCGTGCTGGAGGCTTCGGGTCCGTTCGACGAGGGCGAGCTCTCCGGGGCGGTCGACCGTACCGAACTCTATCTGGAGGGCGTTACCGACGACGAGCGACTCGAGGCGGCGCTCACTGCGGCCGGCTACGAAACCACGTTCTCGTACTGACGCGAGGTCGCCGGATCGGCGATAACTATATCATCGGTCGACGAAACTTCACTACCCAAGGTATGGATGTCGACCACTGGCGATCGACAGTGACGGAACGCGCGAACGAAGACGATCGGTTCGCGACGGCGTCCGAGCAGTTCGACGGCTCGGTTGCGTTCGACGTCGGCGACCGAACGCTCTGGTTCAAGCTCTACCGTGGCCGCATCATCGACACCGAGCGGTACGTTCCGTTCTTCGGTGCGACGTTCCGAGTCCTCGGCGATCCCGACGCGTGGGCGACGGTCGCGGCGGAGGAAGCGTCGTTCACGGAGCAGGTGCGCCGTGGCCGTCTTCGGATCACGGGGAACAAACTCGAAGCGAACCGGATGCGGGACGCGACCGAACTCATGATGCGGTACCTCCCGAAGCCGACGGAGGAACTCGATGCCTGAGTCACTGACTGGACGGTACGCAGAGGTGTGGGACACGCGGACGTACTACGAGACGATCGGGGACGAGAGCGATACGTCGATCGTCTTGTTGCACACGGCGGGGTCGGAGGGGCGACAGTGGCAGTACGCCGCCCCGGAACTCGCTGCGGCCGGGTACCACGTCGTCGTGCCGGACATGCCCGGGCACGGGAAGTCCTATCCGGTGGACTGGGAGCCCATATCGGCGCTCCACGACTACGGGGAGTTCGTCTGGGAGCTCGCGTCCGTACTGGAACTCGGCGAGTTCGCGGTGGCGGGCTGCTCCATCGGTGGCTCGATCGTCATCGACATGGCCGTGAACCACGGCGATGACCTCCTCGGCGTGGTGGCGTTCGAGGGATTGGCGAAGACGGATAGTGCGGCACTCGGACGGCTCTCGCACCCGCACGCGTGCCCGGGCTGGCAGGACATCCTCGACTACTCGACGGTCGATGCGACGCACTCCGGCCTCGACCCGGCTCGCCGAGAGGAGCTGAAGTGGCAGCATCGCGGGTCCCAGCGGGTGGCGACGAACGACCTGCAGGCGTCTCACGACCACGACGTCCTCGCCGACGCCGAGCAGGCGACGTGTCCGACGCTCGTCGTCCGCGGTACCGACGACTTCTACATCGCTGAGGAGCTGTTCGACCAGACGGTCGATGCGATCCCGGACTGCGAGAGTGCGGTGATGGCGGAGACCGGCCATTATCCGATGATGGAGCGGCCGTCGGAGACGGTCGAGCTGATCGTCGACTTCTTGCAATAACGCCTCCACGCAACTACAGTATTGGGTCGCGAATCAACTCGGCAAGACGCCGAATAAACGTTCTGTGCACATTTACGGGTTTCTTCCTAGAGGTACCTTTATGCTTGTGTAGTTCTAGCATAGCGTACCGTATGGCAGATGACAGCCCCTCATCCGATAGGATAGTGCATAGTACCCGTAGACGGCGAATCCTGCAGGCATCCGGGTTGGCCACCGTCGGCCTGGCTGGCTGCCTCTCCGGCGGCGATGGTAGCGATGGCGGCGATGGCGGCGATGGCGGCGACGGTGGCGACGGTGGCGACGGTGGCAGCGACACGACTGACGGCGGCGACGGTGGGGGTGGCTCCTCGGACAACGCGGAGCCCATCCACATCGGTGTCTCGCTCCCGTTGTCCGGATCCTTCAGTTCGATATCGACGCTTCTCGAGGGCGGCTACCTCGGCTTCCAGGACTGGGTGAACAACGGTCTCGGCGGCATCGAGTCTGACGACGGCATGCACGAACTACAGTTAGACCTACGAGACGACCAGTCCCAGGAATCCCGCGCGGGACGGATCGCGACGCGGTTCGCGAGCGACGACAAGTTCGGTGCGATGGTGCAGGCGTACGGCTCTTCGCTCGTACAGGCTGCGGCGTCCCAGGCGGACCGCAGCCAGATGGTACTGATGTCCAGCGTCTCCGCGAACAACCCGCTCCACGAGGAGTTCTCGTACCTGTTCCAGACGAGCCAGAAGATTACGCGGCTGGGGGACGCGTCCCTCCTCGAGGGGAACGTCGACAAGGTGGCCGTCTGGGGCCCCGAGATGTCCTGGGTGGACCTCTCGCTAGAGACGTTCGTGGAGGCCGCACCGGACCACGGTCTCGAAGTCGTCGTCAACGACCGGCATCCGCGCGACACCCGCGACTTCTCGGCGCTCGTATCCAAGGCCCAGAACAACGGCGCCGAAGCCCTGATCCAGTCGGGGTACGGCGAGCACTCGCAGGCGACGATCGACGCGATCTCGTCGTCGAACTGGCAGCCGAAGTACGGTGCGTTCCAGACCCTTCCGCTTTCCATCGCGAAGGACATCGGCTCAGATACGGTCGACAAGCTCTGCTTCCCGAGCATCTGGAACTCGTCGCTGTCCGCCGGGTCGAACGACCAGCTCCTCGAGTACTTCCCGAAGCACGCGCCCGAAGGCGAAGAGCCGACGTACCAGACGGCGCTCGCGTGGGCGACGCTCGAGGTCTACAAGGCGGCGGTCGAGGACCTCGGGAACGACTTCAACGACAGCGAGAAGTTGAAGAACTGGTACGCCGATGCGACGCCCGAGACGGTCATCGGGACCGAATCCTGGAACGAGAACGGGGGCCAGACCGGCGTGGAGTGGAACCTCGCCCAATGGCAGGTGGAGGGCGACACCTTCAATCGCCCCTACGTCTACCCCGAGAAGTTCAAGCAGGCCGACTTCCAGTTCCCCAAGCAGAACTGGTAACGGCGTTCCCGATTCGCTCGTCAGCAGTCACGTTTTCACGCCGTCTACGCTCCGACCAGTCGCTCGCACTCCTCTGGCGAGCCACGGTCACGTTCGCTAATCGATTCGGTGACATCTGGAGTAACGGTCCGATGGTGTCGCCGTGGCTTCGGCGTCTGTCGAATCCTGGGTCGTCACTCGGACGAAGGGGAGTGAGCGGTCGCGTCGCCCGTCAGGACTGTCGTTCCGTGTTGGTTCTGCATCTCGAATCGAACGCCGTCGTCGGTTGGGACGCCAGCGACCTCGAGCCGATCTCCGGGCCAGACGCGAGCCTCGAACCGCGTCCGGAAGCAGCGTAACTCCGCGAGCGGGACGAACCGGCGGGCGAACCGGCTCGCGATTCCCGCGAGTAGCATTCCCTGTGCGAACACCGAGCGCGAGCCGGCATCGTGGGCGGCCGACTCGTTGACGTGTAGCGGGTTGAAGTCGCCGCTCGCCCCCGCGTACTTGACGAAGTCGATCTGGGACATCTGCGGGACGCGTAGCGTGGCGGCATCGCCGTCTCCGTCGTCCCGTGGTCTGCCCGTGGGTTCGACGAACCCGCTCGAATCGTTCGCGCGTCCCGACGGTCCCGGGTCGGTGTCGTCCGTCTCTCCTTTCTCGATGCGGGTTCGTCGTTCGGTGACGACGAGTTCATCGCTCTCCGTTCGATACGTCGTCTCGAGGGTCGCCATGACGAGGTCGGCGTCGTCGTCGCGCGTCCGGAGACTGACGTCGACCAGTTGCGTTCGACCGTCGAGGGTATCGCCGGCGTAGACCGGTCGCTCGAACGTGTACGTCTGTTCTCCGTGAACGGTCCGTGACTGGGCGAAGCCCAGGTCGAACCCGAAGTCGCTCGTCGCATCGTCGACTCGATATCGTGGGAAGTAGGCGACGCGCGTGAACGTCGGCGGTGCCACGACCGCGGGGTGGCCTGCCGCGACGGCTTCGTCCGCGTCCACGTACAACGGATGCGGGTCGTGGATTGCACGTGCGAACTCGTCGACCTTCCCCGCTTCGACGGTGAATCCCGACACCGTCTCGTGGGATTCCCCGACCAGTGCCTCGAGCTCGCTCAGTGATCTCTCGGGCATCGTCTTAGCGAGAGCGTGACGATGGACCGTCGAAGGGGGCGTCGTGGCGTCGTCCGGTGAAGGTCATCAGATGACGCCCTCCTCGTCCAGTGCGTCGATCAGTTCGTCGTCGTAGTCGAGGAGGTCTGCAAGCACCTCCTCGGTGTGTTCGCTGAGGAGTGGTGCGGATTCGACGTCGGGCTGCTCCGAGCCGGAGAACTTGATGGGGAGGCCCGGGACCGGGACCTCTGAGCGACCGTCGGACTGGTTGGGGAGGTGATTCAGCATCCCGCGCTCTTCGAGGTGGTCGTCGGCGACGATCTCCTCGATGGTCCGAACGGGCGCGCACGGAACGCCGGCCTCGCGGAGGCGCTCGGTCACCTCGTCCTTCTCCATGCCGTCCAGCCACTCCTTGATGTAGCCGTCGACTTCGCCGATGTGCTCGGCGCGCTTAGCCTTCGAAGAGAGGCGGTCGACGCCCAGGAGGTCCTTGTGCCCCATCAGTCGCGCGAGCGACTCCCAGTGTCGTTCGGCGATGCAGATGATGGTCACGTGACCGTCGTCGACTTCGTAGGCGTTGTAGGGCGCGATGGAGAGCCCGGAGTGCTGATTCCCGGTCCGCGGCGGCGTCTCGGTCTCTGACACCCAGGAGGCGACGGGCGAGGCCAGCGTGGGGTAGATGGTATCGAACATCCCGACTTCGACGTACTGGCCGGAGCCCGTCCGTTCGCGCTGGAACAGGGCGCTCACGATTCCGGCGACGAGGTGGATGGCGCCGAAGAAGTCGGCGACGGCGGGCCCCGCCTTCACGGGTGGTTGTTCGGGAAACCCGGTCGTGCTCATGATGCCGCTCATCGCCTGTACGGTCAGGTCCATCGCGGGATACTCCGCGTACGGTCCGGTGTCGCCGTACCCCGACCCGTGCGCGTAGATGAGTTCAGGGTTGATCTCCTCGAGTGTCTCGTATCCGACGCCGAGTTCGTCCATCTTCCCTGTCGCGTAATTCTCGAAGATGACGTCGGCTTCCGCGGCGAGTTCTTTGAGGAGCCCCTTCCCGCGTTCAGACTTGAGGTTGATCGTGATTCCGCGCTTGTTCGGGTTGAGGTACTGGTACTGGGGGGGTTTGCCGTCCTCGGTCCGCGTGCGGACGTTCTCTCCCCATGGCGGTTCGACCTTCACGACGTCTGCGCCGAGGTACGCAAGCACCATCCCGCAATAGCCACCCTGGTAGATTTGCCCGAGATCAAGTATGCGTACGTCTTTCAACGGCGGGTCCATGTGACTAACCACATGCGATACACCAACATATAACTCACGCATGGGGGAACCGCCCGAGGGAAGGCGGCCACCCTGCCCAACGCACCCATCCCCGTTCCAGATTATCGAACCAAATTTATAGGTGGGGATTCAAGGTGATAGCATGGGAATCAAATCCACGCAAACGCTCATCGGCATCAGCGAGGTGCTGAAGGATCACGAGGAGGGACTGGGGGTGACGGCGCTCGCGGACGAACTCGGGATGGCGAAGAGCACGATCCACAACCACCTGTCGACGCTGGAGGAGCACGGATTCGTCGTCAACGACGACGGAACCTACCGGCTCGGACTCCGGTTCCTCGATTTCGGGATGGCGACGCGGAACTCGAGCAGGGTCTACCAGGTCGCGAAACCGAAGGTGGACGAACTCTCCGCGTCGATAGAGCAGAAGGTGTGGTGCATGGTGGAACAGCAAGGTCGCGGTGTCAGGCTGTACGTCTCGGACTACAACGACAAACTCCAGACGAACGCGTACATCGGGCAGCGGACGTACCTGCATCAGAGTGCGGCTGGGAAGGCAATCCTCGCGCACCTCCCGGAGCGTCGAGTCGACGAGATAATCGAGCGGGTGGGCTTGCCGGAGGCGACGTCCGAGACGATTACGGAGCGCGACGAACTCTTCGAGGAGCTGTCTGAGATCCGCGACCGAGGGGTCGCGTTCAACCAGGGCGAGTCGGTGTGGGGACTTACGGGTGTCGGAGCACCGATCCGGGACAAGGACGGGAACGTTCTGGGGTCGGTGAGCGTCGCTGCCGCCTCGAACATTATGAAGGACAGTCGTCTGCGGTCGGAGCTATCGGAGCAGCTCCTTGGGACGATCAACGAGATCGAGATCAACCTCACCCACAACTGATTCTGTTCGATGATGTGGGACGAAGGATGTGGTGTGGTCCCGAGAAACACGGTGTTTTTGCGAGACTGACTCCGACTGTGTTACACCAATACCGGTGTAACTGGGCCTGGTCGGTACCATTCGAAACCCGCTATCCTGGGGAGGTCGACCGATCGTGCACCCGCGCCTACGTTCCGAATAATCGAACGATCCGGCTAGTCGGTAAAAGAGAAACCGTACGCGACGAACTGGCAACCGCCGAGCAACCCACCATACCCCGCGTCGTCGCGACCCGATGTCCGCCACTCCAAGCCGGCTCCGACCACGAGCGCCCGTGGACGTCGACGGTTCGTCTGGGCTGTCGGCACGGTGGACGCACCACTAGTACGTTGGAAACGAAGCGCCGATAATAGGGCGCTAACCTGCGACGGAACCGTTCGATGATGTGGAACGATGGGGTGGTCAGTCGAGACCGTGCTTCTTCAGATCGCGAGCGATCATGTTCCGTTGAATCTCGGTCGTCCCGCCGGCGATACGCCAGCCGCGCACCCACCGATAGAGGTACTCGACCGGACTCTCCTTCATGTACCCCATCGCACCCTGGACCTGGAGCGCCTCGTCGACGACCTCGTCGCCGAACTCGTTCGCCACGACCTTCGCGAGCGACGTCTCCAGTCGCGACGGGGGGCTGTCGATCGCATTCACGGCCGCACGATAGATCAGTAACCGTGCGGCTTCCAACTTCATCGCCATGTCAGCGAACTTCCACTCGATGCCCTGGAACTCCGAGATCTGCTCGCCGAACTGCTCACGGTCCTTCGCGTATGCCATCGCCTTGTCGAACGCGTTGAGTCCGCAAGCGACGCACATCATCGCGTTGTGAGTTCGTTCGACGTTGAACTCGATGAGGAGGTTCTTGAACGACTCCTTGCCCTCCGCGAGGATCTGCTCCTCGGGGAGCTCGCAGTCGTCGAACTCCAGTTCGTACTGCTCGTGGCCCGCCATGTTCGTGTAGGCCTGTCCGAGCGAGAACCCGGGCGTGTCAGCGTCCACGACCACGGCACCGATGTTCCCGTCCGGGAACTTGGCGTAGACGAGGAACGCGCCGCAGACGTCGGCCTTCGTCACCCATTGCTTCGTCCCGTTCAATAGGATACCGTCGTCCGCCCGCTCGACGGTCGTCGACATCGCTGCCGCGTCCGTCCCGGCCTCCGACTCCGAGATGGCGACCGACATTATCATCTCGCCGTCGCAGACGTCCTGGAGGTACTTCTCCTTCAGGTAGTCGTTCCCGAGCGTCGCGATTACGCGCGGCGGACCCATCGAGGACCGCGAGAGGACGTGCGCGGTGTCGGGGCAGACGCGACCAACCGCTTCCTGCGCGAGCAGGACCTCGATGACGTCGTACCCGCCACCGCCGTACTCCTCGGGCAGTGCGATGCCGAGCAAGCCCTGCTCCGCGAGCACGTCCTTGTTCGCCTCGGGGAACTCGGTTTCCCAGGTGAAGGCGTCGTCGCTGAACTCGGTCTCAGCGAGCTCGGCCGCTAGATTCTTTATCATCCGCTGTTCGTCCGTTAACCGGAAGCGCATACGATTACCACCCCGGATATTCGGATAAGTATTCTGGTTCAAATCACAATTGGAACAGGTACGCTCGACGCAGCGGTCCGGCCGCCGCCCGACCCAGAACGAGTTCCGAGCGGACTCGGGGCGAGACGACAGCCCCCGACGTAGTGAGCGTCGTGGGGATACCTGGACGCGTGTGTGAGTCACCCAAACGTATATCTCTCCACGTTCGATACTGGTGAGACATGTCTGAAGAGCCGGTGTACGTCGCGGGCGCCTTCGAGCATCCGACGCGTGAGGCGCCGGAGTCGTCGACCATGCAGTTACACGGCGAGTGCGCCAAGCACGCGCTCGCGGACGCGGGCCTCTCCAAGGACGACGTGAATGGCTACTTCACGTCTGGCGTCCCGGAGTACGAGGACGGGAAGCCGACGTTGCTCATGGCGGACTACCTCGGACTCGACGTCTCGTACATGGACGGGACGGACCACGGCGGTGCGTCCTACGTCAGCCACGTCGCGCACGCCGTCTCCGCGATCCGCGACGGGCGCTGCGACGTCGCGCTCGTCACCCTCGCCGGCCGGCCGCGATCGCGCAACCAGGCCACTGGGTCGGGGAGTCGTCCGTTGCGCTCGATGCAGGACAGCTTCGAGCGAATCTACGGCGTGACGAACATCGCGATGTACGGGATGGCCGCGCGCCGCCACATGCACGAGTACGGGACGACGCCCGAACAGCTCGCCGAGATACGGGTCGCGGCGTCGACGCACGCACAGCACAATCCGAACGCGCTCTACCAGGACCCGGTGACCGTCGAGGACGTCGTGGAGTCCCGCGTCGTCGCCGATCCCCTTCATCTACTGGACTGCTGCGTGATCACTGACGGCGGTGGCGCGCTCGTACTCGTGTCGGAGGACGTCCGCGAGGACCTCGAGCGCGAATGCGTCGAAGTCCTCGGGTGTGGCGAGGCAGCCGGACATCACCAGGCCGGTCGGATCGACATCACGCGGACGGCCGCCGAACGCTCGGGCGCTCGCGCGTTCGACGAGGCGGGCATCGAACCGGCGGACGTCGACTACGCGTCGCTCTACGACTCGTTCACGATCACCGTCCTGGAGACAATCGAGGACCTCGGCTTCTGCGAGAAGGGCGAAGGCGGCGAGTTCGTCGAGGACGGTGCGTTGCAGGCACCGGACGGCGAGCTCCCGTTCAATACCGACGGCGGCGGACTGTGCTCGAACCACCCGGGCAACCGAGGCGGCATGACGAAGATGATCGAGGCGGTTCGACAGCTCCGGGGTGAAGCGAACGAGCCGGTGCAGGTGGACGCTGACGTCGCGATCGCACACGCAACCGGTGGGTCCATCGCGACGCGTCACGCTGCCGCCACCGTCGTCTTCGGGAGGGAAGACCGATGACGTGGGAGCCACGCCCCGTACCCGACGTGACCCCCGAAACCCGCGAGTTCTGGGCGTCCGCCGCCGACGGCGACCTCAGCCTCAGCGAGTGCCAGAACTGCGGGCTCGTCTACTACTATCCGCGAGCGCTCTGCCCCGACTGCTTCAGCGACGACGTAACGGGTCGGTCGGCGACGGGCGAGGGCGAGGTCTACTCGTACTCGGTGACGCGGACGATCAGCGGCTGGCCGGAGGACGACCTCCCGCTCGTCGTCGCGTACGTCGAACTCGACGAGGGCGTCAGGATGATGACGAACGTTCACGCCGACCCTGACGACGTGGCCGTCGGCACCAGGGTCGAGGTGACGTTCGTCGATACCGAGGAACCGGACGTCGCGATTCCAGTGTTCGTTCCCGTGACTGACGGCGAATCGGACGGATAGCAATCGGACGGATGCACTCGGACAAGGAGTCATCGGGACCGTGCCCGTTCAGCCGAGCAAGTCCTTGGCGCGGTCGCGGAGCTTGTGTTTCTCGACCTTCGGCGTGTGCGGTCCGGTCGTCCGGGGGAGTTCGTCCATGAACTCGACAATGTGCGGGACCTTGTAGTCCGCGATGCTATCCGCGCAGTACTCGAGCAACGCGTCCTCGGTGACCGACTCGTCCGAACGGACCACGAACGCGACCGGAAGGGTGCCGTGCTGGTCGTGCTCGGCGCC
This genomic window from Halorubellus sp. JP-L1 contains:
- a CDS encoding CaiB/BaiF CoA transferase family protein, whose protein sequence is MRELYVGVSHVVSHMDPPLKDVRILDLGQIYQGGYCGMVLAYLGADVVKVEPPWGENVRTRTEDGKPPQYQYLNPNKRGITINLKSERGKGLLKELAAEADVIFENYATGKMDELGVGYETLEEINPELIYAHGSGYGDTGPYAEYPAMDLTVQAMSGIMSTTGFPEQPPVKAGPAVADFFGAIHLVAGIVSALFQRERTGSGQYVEVGMFDTIYPTLASPVASWVSETETPPRTGNQHSGLSIAPYNAYEVDDGHVTIICIAERHWESLARLMGHKDLLGVDRLSSKAKRAEHIGEVDGYIKEWLDGMEKDEVTERLREAGVPCAPVRTIEEIVADDHLEERGMLNHLPNQSDGRSEVPVPGLPIKFSGSEQPDVESAPLLSEHTEEVLADLLDYDDELIDALDEEGVI
- a CDS encoding alpha/beta fold hydrolase; this translates as MPESLTGRYAEVWDTRTYYETIGDESDTSIVLLHTAGSEGRQWQYAAPELAAAGYHVVVPDMPGHGKSYPVDWEPISALHDYGEFVWELASVLELGEFAVAGCSIGGSIVIDMAVNHGDDLLGVVAFEGLAKTDSAALGRLSHPHACPGWQDILDYSTVDATHSGLDPARREELKWQHRGSQRVATNDLQASHDHDVLADAEQATCPTLVVRGTDDFYIAEELFDQTVDAIPDCESAVMAETGHYPMMERPSETVELIVDFLQ
- a CDS encoding MaoC family dehydratase N-terminal domain-containing protein; this translates as MPERSLSELEALVGESHETVSGFTVEAGKVDEFARAIHDPHPLYVDADEAVAAGHPAVVAPPTFTRVAYFPRYRVDDATSDFGFDLGFAQSRTVHGEQTYTFERPVYAGDTLDGRTQLVDVSLRTRDDDADLVMATLETTYRTESDELVVTERRTRIEKGETDDTDPGPSGRANDSSGFVEPTGRPRDDGDGDAATLRVPQMSQIDFVKYAGASGDFNPLHVNESAAHDAGSRSVFAQGMLLAGIASRFARRFVPLAELRCFRTRFEARVWPGDRLEVAGVPTDDGVRFEMQNQHGTTVLTGDATAHSPSSE
- a CDS encoding IclR family transcriptional regulator, which produces MGIKSTQTLIGISEVLKDHEEGLGVTALADELGMAKSTIHNHLSTLEEHGFVVNDDGTYRLGLRFLDFGMATRNSSRVYQVAKPKVDELSASIEQKVWCMVEQQGRGVRLYVSDYNDKLQTNAYIGQRTYLHQSAAGKAILAHLPERRVDEIIERVGLPEATSETITERDELFEELSEIRDRGVAFNQGESVWGLTGVGAPIRDKDGNVLGSVSVAAASNIMKDSRLRSELSEQLLGTINEIEINLTHN
- a CDS encoding acyl-CoA dehydrogenase family protein, with the translated sequence MRFRLTDEQRMIKNLAAELAETEFSDDAFTWETEFPEANKDVLAEQGLLGIALPEEYGGGGYDVIEVLLAQEAVGRVCPDTAHVLSRSSMGPPRVIATLGNDYLKEKYLQDVCDGEMIMSVAISESEAGTDAAAMSTTVERADDGILLNGTKQWVTKADVCGAFLVYAKFPDGNIGAVVVDADTPGFSLGQAYTNMAGHEQYELEFDDCELPEEQILAEGKESFKNLLIEFNVERTHNAMMCVACGLNAFDKAMAYAKDREQFGEQISEFQGIEWKFADMAMKLEAARLLIYRAAVNAIDSPPSRLETSLAKVVANEFGDEVVDEALQVQGAMGYMKESPVEYLYRWVRGWRIAGGTTEIQRNMIARDLKKHGLD
- a CDS encoding ABC transporter substrate-binding protein, whose product is MHSTRRRRILQASGLATVGLAGCLSGGDGSDGGDGGDGGDGGDGGDGGSDTTDGGDGGGGSSDNAEPIHIGVSLPLSGSFSSISTLLEGGYLGFQDWVNNGLGGIESDDGMHELQLDLRDDQSQESRAGRIATRFASDDKFGAMVQAYGSSLVQAAASQADRSQMVLMSSVSANNPLHEEFSYLFQTSQKITRLGDASLLEGNVDKVAVWGPEMSWVDLSLETFVEAAPDHGLEVVVNDRHPRDTRDFSALVSKAQNNGAEALIQSGYGEHSQATIDAISSSNWQPKYGAFQTLPLSIAKDIGSDTVDKLCFPSIWNSSLSAGSNDQLLEYFPKHAPEGEEPTYQTALAWATLEVYKAAVEDLGNDFNDSEKLKNWYADATPETVIGTESWNENGGQTGVEWNLAQWQVEGDTFNRPYVYPEKFKQADFQFPKQNW
- a CDS encoding OB-fold domain-containing protein, with the protein product MTPETREFWASAADGDLSLSECQNCGLVYYYPRALCPDCFSDDVTGRSATGEGEVYSYSVTRTISGWPEDDLPLVVAYVELDEGVRMMTNVHADPDDVAVGTRVEVTFVDTEEPDVAIPVFVPVTDGESDG
- a CDS encoding thiolase domain-containing protein, translated to MSEEPVYVAGAFEHPTREAPESSTMQLHGECAKHALADAGLSKDDVNGYFTSGVPEYEDGKPTLLMADYLGLDVSYMDGTDHGGASYVSHVAHAVSAIRDGRCDVALVTLAGRPRSRNQATGSGSRPLRSMQDSFERIYGVTNIAMYGMAARRHMHEYGTTPEQLAEIRVAASTHAQHNPNALYQDPVTVEDVVESRVVADPLHLLDCCVITDGGGALVLVSEDVREDLERECVEVLGCGEAAGHHQAGRIDITRTAAERSGARAFDEAGIEPADVDYASLYDSFTITVLETIEDLGFCEKGEGGEFVEDGALQAPDGELPFNTDGGGLCSNHPGNRGGMTKMIEAVRQLRGEANEPVQVDADVAIAHATGGSIATRHAAATVVFGREDR
- a CDS encoding flavin reductase family protein, with protein sequence MELDPREREHAMHHIVTSLVTPRPIGWISTRNDDRDNLAPYSYFTLVNTYPPVVMFSASRNEDDTSKDSPRNAVESGEFVVNAVTEDLAEAMDLTSAPLGDVSEFDYFDIERAPSSTVAPPRVADAVANLECSVIDTMEVYDSDLVFGEVRHISVDERITTNETVDATKVRSVGRLGGAHYTGVSLLDVKRHGFGEWEAPVPLGFEVDDETGWISVDEPEFEAVRTALERVVDGEDPAVLEASGPFDEGELSGAVDRTELYLEGVTDDERLEAALTAAGYETTFSY